From the genome of Spirochaetae bacterium HGW-Spirochaetae-1, one region includes:
- a CDS encoding long-chain fatty acid--CoA ligase, whose product MEFREFNNLYEMLKKTVDASPKGKAYTWFPQAGKTESITWQGYLGDIRKAAKSLIALGVKKEDKVNIISYTNYRWILMDMAITGIGACTVGIYQTLLAGDCRYIINHSDAVLIFVENETQLHKVYEIKSEIPLIRKVILLNGSYEGDDWVISFDDFMKLGEVVPDSDLEAMLSAVRQDDIATLVYTSGTTGVPKGAMLTHENAIISPQIVQGSLHLQGDEEQFVFLPLAHIYARLIVYTAVLMNIPVTLSRSMDTIVEDIKIARPHFFCSVPRIFEKVYSKVLSGAEAKGGAALKIFNWARYTGYQVSDCLLDDIPVPLSLRFKYALASKLVFSKLKDALGGRIRFCVSGAAPLEPSIAKFFHAAGILILEGIGMTENMSFSHVNRFDDYRFGWVGLPGPGVEQKIASDGEVLLRGRNVMKGYYKMPEETKEALTEDGWLHTGDVGEIDRRGFLRITGRKKDLIITSGGKNIAPSAIEGLLATSKYISQVCVIGDRRNYLSALITLDEGNIKDYARGRDLKHDNFESLMRNREIYSLIGQEIDEKNRSLASFESIKKFAIVPEFTIENDLLTPTLKVKRNKVVSRYAAIIDTLYKDEINPTQEEKEFIERRKLRDRRRAPLDSWVSKTFERRIMERRTAASL is encoded by the coding sequence ATGGAATTCAGAGAATTTAACAATCTTTACGAAATGCTGAAAAAGACCGTCGATGCCAGCCCGAAGGGAAAGGCCTACACCTGGTTTCCCCAGGCGGGAAAAACAGAATCCATAACCTGGCAGGGCTACCTTGGCGATATTCGGAAGGCGGCAAAAAGCCTCATAGCCCTGGGAGTAAAAAAAGAAGACAAGGTCAACATCATCAGCTATACGAACTACCGGTGGATACTCATGGACATGGCCATCACCGGTATCGGCGCCTGCACCGTGGGCATATACCAGACGCTCCTTGCCGGGGATTGCCGATATATCATCAACCATTCCGATGCCGTGCTCATCTTCGTGGAGAACGAGACCCAGCTTCACAAAGTATATGAAATCAAAAGTGAAATTCCCCTTATCCGGAAAGTAATACTCCTGAATGGTTCGTATGAGGGAGATGACTGGGTCATATCCTTTGATGATTTCATGAAACTGGGCGAAGTGGTCCCTGACAGCGATCTGGAAGCCATGCTCAGTGCGGTCCGCCAGGATGATATTGCCACCCTGGTGTACACCTCGGGCACCACGGGCGTTCCCAAGGGCGCCATGCTCACTCACGAAAACGCCATCATATCTCCACAGATCGTTCAGGGAAGCCTTCACCTGCAGGGCGACGAGGAACAGTTCGTCTTTCTCCCCCTGGCGCACATCTACGCGCGCCTCATCGTGTACACGGCGGTTCTCATGAATATTCCCGTTACCCTCTCGCGGAGCATGGACACCATCGTCGAGGATATTAAAATCGCCAGGCCCCACTTCTTCTGCAGTGTCCCGCGGATATTCGAGAAGGTCTATTCGAAGGTACTCTCGGGAGCCGAGGCCAAAGGCGGGGCAGCCCTGAAGATATTCAACTGGGCCAGGTACACGGGCTACCAGGTAAGCGACTGCCTCCTCGATGATATACCCGTTCCGCTTTCACTGCGATTTAAATATGCCCTGGCTTCAAAGCTTGTGTTCAGCAAACTGAAGGATGCCCTGGGAGGCAGGATCCGCTTCTGTGTCAGCGGCGCTGCCCCGCTTGAACCATCCATCGCGAAATTTTTCCATGCCGCCGGCATTTTAATCCTGGAAGGGATAGGCATGACGGAAAACATGTCTTTCAGTCATGTGAACCGATTTGACGATTACCGTTTTGGCTGGGTAGGCCTCCCTGGACCCGGTGTGGAGCAAAAAATCGCCTCCGATGGAGAAGTGCTCCTGCGGGGACGAAACGTAATGAAGGGGTATTATAAAATGCCTGAAGAGACTAAAGAGGCCCTGACGGAAGACGGCTGGCTCCACACCGGGGATGTGGGAGAAATAGATCGCAGGGGATTTCTCCGTATCACGGGAAGGAAAAAGGACCTTATCATCACCTCGGGAGGAAAGAATATCGCACCCTCGGCAATCGAGGGTCTCCTGGCAACATCAAAATATATCAGCCAGGTCTGTGTGATAGGCGACCGAAGGAACTATCTCTCAGCTCTCATAACGCTTGACGAAGGAAATATCAAAGACTATGCCCGCGGCAGGGATTTGAAACATGATAATTTCGAGTCTCTCATGCGGAACAGGGAAATATACTCCCTCATAGGGCAGGAAATCGATGAAAAAAACAGGAGCCTGGCATCCTTTGAGTCCATTAAAAAATTCGCCATTGTTCCCGAATTTACCATTGAAAATGATCTGCTCACACCAACACTTAAAGTGAAGCGCAATAAAGTTGTCAGCAGGTATGCGGCTATCATTGATACCCTCTATAAAGACGAAATTAATCCGACGCAGGAGGAAAAAGAATTTATTGAAAGAAGAAAACTTCGGGACAGAAGAAGAGCGCCCCTTGATTCCTGGGTATCAAAAACTTTTGAGCGAAGAATCATGGAAAGAAGAACGGCTGCTTCTTTATAG
- a CDS encoding inositol monophosphatase, whose protein sequence is MHDILSFADKTAREAGDILMGGFRSKDTIISYKSRTNLVTNMDRASEEYIVKKISGRFPDHTIIAEEGSRKETKGEFIWYVDPLDATNNYAHGLPIFCVSLGVYSRDMNCVVAGVIYDPFHDELFSAVKNNGAHLNGHSIHVSTIDDIGIAVLATGFPYEKENPEKNNLRQFNRILPHIQGIRRMGSAAIDLSYVACGRLDGYWESELCSWDMAAGSLIVREAGGSVTRYDGSAADPEFPQIVASNGLIHARILEFLAEA, encoded by the coding sequence CTGCATGATATACTGAGCTTCGCCGATAAAACTGCCCGGGAAGCCGGCGACATCCTCATGGGAGGATTCCGGTCAAAGGATACGATCATTTCTTACAAAAGCAGAACAAACCTGGTCACGAACATGGACCGGGCATCGGAAGAATATATAGTTAAAAAGATAAGCGGCCGCTTTCCCGACCATACCATCATTGCCGAAGAGGGCAGCAGGAAAGAGACCAAGGGCGAATTCATATGGTATGTGGACCCCCTGGATGCCACTAATAACTATGCTCACGGCCTCCCCATCTTCTGCGTTTCACTGGGTGTTTATTCACGCGACATGAATTGTGTCGTGGCCGGTGTTATTTATGATCCCTTTCATGATGAGCTCTTCAGCGCCGTGAAAAACAACGGCGCCCATCTCAATGGTCATTCCATCCATGTATCCACTATTGATGACATCGGGATAGCCGTTCTGGCCACGGGATTTCCCTATGAAAAGGAAAATCCCGAGAAAAACAATCTCCGGCAGTTCAACCGCATCCTGCCCCATATACAGGGAATCCGCCGCATGGGTTCGGCAGCCATTGATCTTTCCTACGTGGCCTGCGGCAGGCTCGACGGCTACTGGGAATCGGAACTCTGCTCCTGGGACATGGCGGCCGGAAGCCTCATAGTCCGGGAAGCGGGAGGGTCCGTGACCCGCTATGACGGCAGCGCTGCAGACCCGGAATTCCCGCAGATCGTGGCCTCCAACGGGCTGATACATGCCAGGATACTGGAGTTTCTGGCCGAGGCGTGA
- the pyrF gene encoding orotidine-5'-phosphate decarboxylase — MNYTERLKEASDRFDSIVCLGLDPVVEDIPEKGEPAECILRFYENILDKIVQKKVFPGSVKPNYAFYAQYGLKSIETLEKIVGLYAREGIPVILDVKRGDIGKTAQAYAREAYEYFKADAVTLSPYLGYDSIGPFVEEYPDKGSYILTKTSNKSSGEIQDVSYNGAPFYEYMAAMILKWHHPGMGSVVGATYPEQLDAISSIFIASGKEVPLLIPGVGTQGGSLAEVLRSLKKFPDMRIHRINSSSAINYAYKKNPGIHYADAAVEALKQLNEEIGSM; from the coding sequence ATGAATTATACAGAAAGGCTGAAAGAAGCATCGGACAGGTTCGACAGTATTGTCTGCCTTGGACTGGACCCGGTTGTGGAAGACATTCCGGAAAAGGGGGAACCGGCCGAGTGCATATTGCGGTTTTACGAAAACATCCTGGATAAAATTGTCCAGAAAAAGGTATTCCCCGGTTCGGTGAAACCAAACTACGCATTCTATGCCCAGTACGGTCTGAAGAGCATCGAGACCCTGGAGAAAATCGTGGGCCTGTACGCCAGGGAAGGCATTCCCGTCATACTCGATGTGAAACGCGGTGATATCGGGAAAACGGCCCAGGCCTATGCCCGCGAGGCCTATGAGTACTTCAAGGCCGATGCGGTCACCCTGTCCCCCTATCTGGGATATGATTCCATCGGTCCCTTTGTCGAGGAATATCCCGACAAGGGCAGCTACATACTAACCAAGACGTCGAACAAGAGTTCCGGCGAAATACAGGATGTTTCGTATAACGGCGCTCCGTTCTATGAATACATGGCGGCCATGATCCTGAAATGGCACCATCCCGGTATGGGTTCCGTTGTGGGTGCCACCTATCCCGAACAGCTCGACGCCATATCTTCTATTTTCATCGCGTCGGGGAAAGAGGTTCCCCTGCTGATTCCCGGTGTGGGAACCCAGGGTGGAAGCCTGGCGGAGGTGCTCCGGAGCCTTAAAAAATTTCCCGACATGCGCATTCACCGGATTAATTCCTCCAGCGCCATCAATTACGCCTACAAAAAGAATCCCGGTATTCATTATGCCGACGCGGCAGTTGAAGCCCTGAAACAGCTCAATGAAGAGATAGGGAGCATGTAA
- a CDS encoding CopG family transcriptional regulator: protein MNQTITIRIPEEMKKDLDELSKSEHKPVSDLVRESIRRYVAINRFRQLHNMVLPFAEAQGILTDEDVFDIMGTSKN from the coding sequence ATGAATCAGACAATCACCATAAGAATACCGGAAGAAATGAAAAAGGATTTAGATGAACTGAGCAAGTCTGAACATAAACCAGTCAGTGATCTCGTACGTGAATCGATACGTCGATATGTGGCTATTAACAGATTCCGTCAGTTGCATAACATGGTATTGCCCTTTGCCGAAGCCCAGGGAATTCTCACCGATGAAGATGTATTTGATATTATGGGCACATCTAAAAATTAG
- a CDS encoding DUF4416 domain-containing protein, translating into MTTSWRNGSRRSKNVAEPLIPEKAKLFAGILYRDSADLSSIEEKLNEHFGPSDLCSGPILFDNTEYYREIGEPLYKVLLSFERLMDREEIAAIKLLTNSLEDIHSTGGQRRVNIDPGYMTLANVFLASCKDFYHRVYLQKGVYLENEYHYSGKQFRFWPWTYPDYKKTEYLEFFYEMRRIYYRQVR; encoded by the coding sequence TTGACTACGAGTTGGCGAAATGGATCGCGGAGAAGCAAAAACGTGGCTGAGCCATTAATTCCCGAAAAAGCAAAACTCTTCGCCGGCATCCTCTACAGGGATTCCGCCGATCTCTCCTCTATAGAAGAAAAACTGAATGAGCATTTCGGCCCTTCCGATCTCTGCAGCGGCCCCATCCTTTTCGACAACACGGAATACTACCGTGAAATCGGCGAGCCCCTGTACAAAGTACTCCTTTCATTTGAGAGACTTATGGATCGGGAGGAAATCGCCGCTATCAAGCTCCTCACCAATTCCCTTGAAGATATCCACTCCACGGGCGGGCAGCGCCGCGTCAATATTGATCCCGGGTACATGACCCTCGCCAATGTCTTCCTGGCCTCATGCAAGGACTTCTATCACCGCGTGTATCTGCAAAAGGGCGTGTACCTGGAAAATGAATACCACTATTCCGGAAAGCAGTTCCGGTTCTGGCCCTGGACCTATCCTGATTATAAAAAGACGGAATACCTGGAATTCTTTTACGAGATGCGGAGGATTTATTACCGGCAGGTGCGGTAG
- a CDS encoding DUF2867 domain-containing protein has protein sequence MNHKMNIIQKYKEFEIYFQNADHIDVKTIESDIDLRSFISGMLSYYPWWMVSLYRIREFLVGILGLVRHEKPEILPSIKPEDLSFTPGEKASFFIVRDAKEDKYWVSETPDDKHLTALFGVIAEKLSSNCTRYHVFTSVRYLHWTGPVYFNLIRPFHHMVVWSMMKAGTKKRQIT, from the coding sequence ATGAATCACAAAATGAATATAATTCAAAAATACAAAGAGTTTGAGATTTATTTCCAGAATGCGGATCATATCGATGTTAAAACCATTGAGAGTGATATCGATTTAAGAAGTTTCATTTCCGGAATGCTCTCTTACTATCCCTGGTGGATGGTTTCTCTGTATAGAATCAGGGAATTTCTTGTAGGCATCCTCGGGCTGGTTCGTCATGAAAAGCCGGAGATATTGCCCTCAATAAAACCGGAGGATCTTTCCTTTACGCCCGGCGAAAAAGCGTCATTCTTTATTGTGCGTGATGCAAAAGAGGATAAGTACTGGGTTTCAGAAACACCCGACGATAAACACTTAACGGCGTTATTCGGTGTCATAGCGGAAAAATTAAGTTCGAATTGTACACGGTATCACGTATTCACGTCCGTCAGGTATCTTCACTGGACCGGGCCGGTGTATTTCAACCTGATCCGGCCTTTTCATCACATGGTTGTATGGAGCATGATGAAGGCGGGTACAAAGAAACGCCAAATCACCTGA
- a CDS encoding putative toxin-antitoxin system toxin component, PIN family, which translates to MKIVLDSNIIIAAFSTRGMCSAVFELSVEKYEVLISTQILGEVTKNLEKKFKMPDRNIRQIVDYLKEFCILSEYTRIPESVSRDKDDDGIISLAYHNAAKFIVTGDKDLLMIKKYKAVQIVTPREFWETAKKDKSL; encoded by the coding sequence ATGAAGATAGTTCTTGATAGCAATATCATCATCGCCGCTTTCTCGACACGGGGCATGTGCTCCGCTGTTTTTGAACTGTCCGTTGAGAAATATGAAGTACTTATCAGCACACAGATTCTTGGGGAAGTGACGAAGAACCTGGAAAAGAAATTCAAAATGCCCGACAGGAATATACGGCAAATTGTCGATTACCTGAAAGAATTCTGTATCCTGTCAGAGTATACACGTATTCCTGAAAGCGTTTCAAGAGATAAAGATGATGATGGGATCATCAGTCTAGCCTATCACAACGCAGCGAAATTTATTGTGACAGGAGACAAAGATCTGCTGATGATAAAGAAATATAAGGCGGTACAAATCGTTACGCCACGGGAATTCTGGGAAACAGCAAAGAAGGATAAAAGCTTATAA
- a CDS encoding O-acetyl-ADP-ribose deacetylase has product MHDTGKILRHIHVKQGDITGEETDAIVNAANPSLLGGGGVDGAIHRAAGPGLLNECRGLGGCRHGEARITGGHNLKARYVIHTPGPIYRGGKDGERNILQSSYHNSMNLAREKGCTSISFPAISTGVYGYPRDEACRVAVDTVIDFMKSEEYLIDVYFVLFDNDNYSRYVKYVKELQDGI; this is encoded by the coding sequence ATGCATGATACAGGAAAAATCCTACGGCATATCCATGTGAAACAGGGGGATATCACCGGGGAAGAGACCGATGCCATTGTCAACGCGGCCAATCCCTCCCTTCTGGGAGGCGGCGGAGTTGACGGCGCCATCCACCGGGCAGCCGGACCGGGACTCCTTAATGAATGCCGCGGTCTGGGTGGCTGCAGGCATGGAGAGGCGCGTATCACCGGCGGGCATAACCTGAAGGCCCGGTACGTCATCCATACGCCGGGACCCATCTACCGGGGAGGGAAGGACGGTGAAAGGAATATCCTCCAAAGCTCTTATCACAATTCCATGAACCTGGCCCGGGAAAAGGGCTGTACATCCATATCGTTCCCCGCCATATCCACGGGGGTATACGGGTATCCCCGCGATGAAGCATGCCGTGTTGCCGTTGATACGGTGATTGATTTTATGAAATCGGAAGAATATCTGATTGATGTATATTTCGTTCTTTTTGATAATGACAATTATTCTCGCTATGTTAAATATGTGAAGGAGCTGCAGGACGGGATATGA